A genomic segment from bacterium encodes:
- the hypD gene encoding hydrogenase formation protein HypD, whose protein sequence is MKFIDEFANKEVATGIINQINKIATKKCTLMEVCGTHTMALFRFGIRDILSNNINVVAGPGCPVCVIPQEMIDKVIELASSAVIATYGDMFRVPGSRSSLEKERAKGSDVRIIYSAQDALQIAMQNPDKEVVFFAIGFETTTPATAYTLIQAKEKQIDNFFILCGHKLIPPAMETLCQGNLNIHGFICPGHVSTIIGSAPYQEIANRYKVPCVITGFEPLDILEGIYALIRQINTDRADVENAYKRAVRFYGNTLAKEVIDNVFKVVDSNWRGLGVIPGSGLAVRDEFIEFDAEQKFNIHLRQIEPVKPQPGCLCGDILRGVITPPECTNFGTLCTPEEPLGPCMVSSEGTCAAYYKYGKKGNSKIK, encoded by the coding sequence ATGAAATTTATAGACGAATTTGCAAATAAGGAAGTAGCAACTGGTATAATTAATCAAATAAATAAAATTGCAACCAAGAAATGTACTTTAATGGAGGTATGTGGGACTCATACTATGGCATTGTTTAGATTTGGGATTAGAGATATATTATCAAATAACATCAATGTAGTCGCTGGCCCCGGTTGTCCTGTGTGTGTTATACCACAAGAAATGATTGATAAAGTTATTGAACTCGCTTCAAGTGCAGTCATTGCTACTTATGGCGATATGTTTAGGGTACCGGGTTCTCGTTCTTCTTTAGAAAAAGAAAGAGCAAAAGGTAGCGATGTAAGAATTATTTATTCTGCACAGGATGCATTACAGATTGCTATGCAGAATCCGGATAAAGAGGTTGTATTTTTTGCAATTGGATTTGAGACTACTACGCCAGCTACTGCTTATACACTGATCCAGGCAAAGGAGAAGCAAATTGATAATTTCTTTATCCTGTGTGGCCATAAACTTATACCACCTGCAATGGAGACTTTATGTCAAGGTAACCTAAATATTCACGGTTTTATATGCCCAGGACATGTATCAACTATTATAGGCTCTGCTCCTTATCAAGAGATTGCCAACAGATATAAGGTTCCATGTGTAATAACAGGATTTGAGCCACTTGATATCTTGGAGGGAATTTATGCGCTTATCAGACAGATAAATACTGATAGAGCTGATGTTGAAAATGCATATAAACGCGCAGTGAGGTTCTATGGTAACACTCTAGCAAAAGAGGTTATTGATAATGTATTTAAGGTTGTGGATTCAAACTGGCGTGGTCTTGGAGTCATACCAGGGAGCGGATTAGCCGTTAGGGATGAGTTTATTGAGTTTGATGCCGAGCAAAAGTTTAACATCCACCTGAGGCAGATTGAGCCTGTAAAACCGCAGCCCGGCTGTCTATGTGGTGACATACTTCGTGGTGTCATCACTCCACCCGAGTGCACAAATTTTGGCACCTTATGTACTCCAGAGGAACCACTTGGTCCGTGTATGGTATCATCTGAGGGCACCTGTGCTGCATACTATAAATACGGTAAAAAAGGAAATTCAAAAATCAAATAG
- the tgt gene encoding tRNA guanosine(34) transglycosylase Tgt, whose translation MKTFEIVHEASNSNGRLGKLYTQHGIVETPVFMPVGTQGTVKTQMFRDILDNGVQMICMNAYHLYLRPGIETIKKAGGIHKFTGFTHPILIDSGGFQVFSLADLKEVDNNGVTFMSHLDGSHHKFTPELVAEIQNSLAPDIKMTFDECLPWPATQDQAERAVKHTIEWAKRCKAANNGGILFGIIQGSTYPDLRKKSCKEVLELDFPGIAIGGVSCGEPVAISHEVVKTVIDELPKDKPRYLMGVGTPEDIVEYVKLGIDMFDCVLPTRDGRTGTAFTAQGKIVIKNAAYKEDFTPLDPDCDCHTCTHYTRAYIRHLFQAGEILGPVLVTLHNIHFYIELMRKIREAIKNNQSLDNFSIK comes from the coding sequence ATGAAGACTTTTGAAATTGTGCATGAAGCCAGTAACTCAAATGGCAGGCTAGGTAAATTATACACCCAACACGGAATAGTAGAAACACCAGTGTTTATGCCAGTCGGTACTCAAGGCACTGTTAAGACACAGATGTTTCGTGATATACTTGATAATGGAGTTCAAATGATATGTATGAATGCATACCATCTCTACTTACGCCCTGGAATTGAGACTATTAAAAAGGCAGGTGGAATTCATAAGTTTACTGGATTTACTCATCCTATACTTATAGATTCTGGTGGCTTCCAAGTGTTCTCTTTAGCTGACTTAAAAGAAGTAGATAATAACGGTGTAACTTTTATGTCACACCTTGATGGCTCACATCATAAATTTACACCTGAACTTGTAGCTGAAATCCAGAACTCATTGGCACCTGATATCAAGATGACATTTGATGAATGTTTACCATGGCCAGCTACACAAGACCAAGCAGAGCGTGCAGTTAAGCATACAATTGAATGGGCAAAACGATGCAAGGCTGCAAATAATGGTGGAATTTTATTTGGAATAATCCAGGGTAGCACTTATCCTGATTTAAGAAAAAAGTCATGTAAAGAGGTATTAGAACTTGATTTTCCTGGTATTGCAATAGGTGGAGTCTCATGTGGTGAACCAGTCGCTATCTCTCACGAAGTGGTAAAAACTGTAATAGATGAGTTACCAAAGGATAAGCCACGCTACCTTATGGGGGTGGGAACACCTGAAGATATAGTTGAGTATGTAAAACTTGGAATTGATATGTTTGACTGTGTCCTGCCAACAAGGGATGGTAGGACTGGTACTGCGTTTACAGCACAAGGTAAAATTGTGATTAAAAATGCAGCCTATAAAGAAGATTTTACTCCATTAGATCCAGATTGTGACTGTCACACTTGTACTCATTACACACGTGCTTATATAAGGCACTTGTTTCAGGCAGGTGAAATACTTGGGCCGGTCCTCGTTACTCTTCACAACATCCATTTTTATATAGAATTAATGCGTAAGATAAGAGAAGCTATTAAAAATAATCAAAGCCTTGACAACTTTAGTATTAAGTAA
- a CDS encoding SatD family protein — MEYAVITDDIVRSSKLSNRAAVQSEIKSILHKINKRFANDIIVEFSFSGGDEFQGLVKLDSKVFTIIKEFQKQLYPVKTYFGVGFGKVTTDIAKTTVEMDGNCFHLSRDALEQAKKSSQEIVFFTGNKESDVVLNTVFLLISAIKSSWKDIHYRRIWEYEELGTLERVAKKEERSAREISKTLQDAKYNAIKRAEEFVHNYLSNSTLLG, encoded by the coding sequence ATGGAATATGCAGTAATTACAGATGATATTGTTAGGTCAAGTAAGCTATCTAATAGAGCAGCTGTGCAGAGTGAGATAAAAAGTATCTTGCACAAAATAAATAAAAGGTTTGCTAATGATATAATAGTTGAATTCTCATTTTCTGGCGGCGATGAGTTTCAAGGGCTTGTTAAATTAGATAGTAAAGTATTTACTATTATAAAAGAATTTCAAAAACAGCTTTATCCAGTTAAAACCTATTTTGGCGTAGGTTTTGGTAAAGTAACTACTGATATAGCCAAGACTACGGTGGAGATGGATGGCAACTGTTTTCATCTTTCTCGCGATGCACTTGAGCAAGCAAAGAAGAGTTCGCAGGAAATAGTGTTCTTTACAGGTAATAAAGAAAGTGATGTAGTGCTCAACACTGTATTTTTGCTTATTAGTGCAATTAAATCATCTTGGAAAGATATCCATTATCGCAGAATTTGGGAGTATGAAGAATTAGGGACATTAGAAAGAGTAGCTAAAAAAGAGGAACGAAGTGCACGGGAAATCTCCAAAACCTTACAAGATGCAAAGTATAACGCTATAAAAAGGGCAGAAGAATTTGTCCATAATTATCTTTCAAATTCAACCCTATTGGGTTGA